Part of the Gammaproteobacteria bacterium genome is shown below.
GCGGCCAAGGGCGGCGAAGCGTTCGGGGGTCATCATGCCGCCGGCGCCTCGTCAGTCCAGCAGGTCGCGAAGCTCGTACAGGGAATCGATCACCGCGTCGGGCTCGGAGTCCCGGATGTCGAGCCCGTGGTTGTACCCGTAGCTGACGCACACGACGGCGAAGCCGGCCGCGCGCGCGGCCTTCACGTCGACCGAGGAGTCCCCGACCATGAGCGAGGCCTGCGGCGCGACGGCGAAGTACTGGGCGACGTAGAGCAGCGGCATCGGGTCGGGCTTCTGCTCGGGCAGCGTGTCGCCGCTCACCACGAGCGCGAAGTACGGGGCGATGCCGAGCTTCTCCAGCAGGGGCTCGGTGAACTGGGCCGGCTTGTTGGTGACGCAGCCGAGCTTGTAGCCCCGCTCCCGGAGCAGGTCCAGGGTCTCGCGCACACTCGGGTACAGCTGGCTGCGCTGGGTGGTGTTCTCCAGGTAGGCGGCGAGAAAGAGCGGCATGGCCCGCTCGAAGAGCTCCACCTCCGGCTCGCCCTCGAGGCTCCCGGTGAGGGCGCGCTTGACCAGGCGCTCCACGCCATTGCCCACCCAGGCGCGCACGCGGCTCTCGCCGCACGGGGGCAGACCGAGCTGCTCCATCATGCGGTCCACGGAGAACGCCAGGTCGGGAACGCTGTCGACCAGGGTGCCGTCGACGTCGATCAGCACCATGGCGGGGCGCCGGGGGATCCCGCGCAGGGCGGGTGCCGCGGTCGCGGAAGGGGCGACGGGGCCGTCTTCGCTCATGGGGTTCTCGCTGCTCCTCGTGGGGGCTCAGGTCCGGGCGCGGGCGAGCTCCGCCCGCATGGCCCCGACCGTGGCCCGGTAGTCCGGTGTGCCGAAGATGGCCGAGCCCGCGACGAAGGTGTCCGCGCCCGCCTCGGCGATCCGGCGGATGTTGTCGACCTTCACCCCGCCGTCGACCTCGAGGCGGATGGCGCGCCCGCTCTGCTCGATCATCCTGCGGGCCTCGCCGAGCTTCGCGAGCGTGGAATCGATGAACTTCTGGCCGCCGAAGCCGGGGTTCACGGACATCAGGAGGATCATGTCCACCTTGTCCATCACGTACTTCAGGTGATCCAGCGGGGTCGCGGGGTTGAAGACCAGCCCCGACTTGCAGCCCGACTCCCGCACCAGGGCGAGGGAGCGGTCGATGTGCTCGGTCGCCTCCGGGTGGAAGGTGATGTAGGTCGCGCCGGCCGCAGCGAAGTCCGGGATGATGCGGTCGACCGGCTTCACCATCAGGTGCACGTCGATGGGGGCGCTGACCCCGTGCTTGCGCAGGGCCGCGCACACGAGCGGCCCGATGGTCAGGTTCGGCACGTAGTGGTTGTCCATCACGTCGAAGTGGACGACGTCGGCACCCGCCGCCAGCACGCGGTCCACTTCCTCCCCGAGCCTCGCGAAGTCCGCCGACAGGATGGAAGGCGCGATCCAGAAGTCCGTCATGCTCACCGTCCCCTGCAGGCAGGAATCGGCCCGTTCACGCACGCCGAAGGCTCAAGGGTACCGGAACGGGTGGGCTTTTTCAGCCCCGCGGGGCGGGGGGCTCGCGCGGTGGGGGCTGGCGCGGCGGTGGCGTGGCCCGCGGGGCGACGCGCGTCAGCCGGGCGGGCTCTCCACCGGGATCGCGTGCTCGGACGGCTTGCCCACGTCGGCGCCCATCAGTTGGTGGATCTTGCGCACGTAGTGCCGGGTGATGCGCGGGGCGTACTTCTCGACCCCGACCCAGCGGCTCACGTCGCGGCCCGCGCTCTTCGCCTTGTCGTAGACCTGCCGGATGCGCCCCGGGCCGGCGTTGTAGCTCGCGAAGGTGAAGCGCAGCGCCTCCCCGTGGCCCACGCGGCCGTCCCAGTAGTCGTAGTTCTCGCGGTTGTAGGAGATGCCCGCGGCGATGTTCCAGCGGGCGTCGTGGATCGCGCCGAAGGAGGGGTTCTCGCGCTTGATCGAGGCGTACGTCCGCGGCAGGAGCTGCATGATCCCCGAGCCGCTCTTGCTGACCGCGTTCGGCTTCAGGCCCGACTCGACGACCCCCTGGGCCTTGAACCAGCGCCAGTCGAAGCCCGGCCCGAAGTAGCGCTTCGTCCACTTGCGGAACTCATCGTCGTAGCGGTCGGTCCACTCGTCCACGCGTGTCTGCGGCTCTAACGCGGACGCCGCCAGCACCAGCGCCGGTATCACCACCAGCGCGAGTGCCCATGGCACCCGCCGCAGCCACGGTCGCACCGTCCAGGCCTCAGTTCAGGCCCATGCCGATGACGAGCCCGAGGCCCGTCCCGATGCCGATCATTACCCCCATGAGCCAGAGGCCCACTGCCTGGTTGCCCTTGGCGAGCTCGTCTCCGATGTCGAAGGTCACGAGGTGATTGAAGATCTTACATCCGAGCCACATGAAGAACAGGGTCAGCAGCCCCCCCATCAGGGCATAGAGGAAATTCAGGAAGATGGGGTCGATCGTCGTGCTCATGTCGGTGCGGGTCCCGGGGAGAGTTAGCCCAGTTAAGGTTAGGTGTTCGCGGGGCTCAGCTCAAGGCGCCAGCGCGCCGATTGCCGACGGCTGCCAGATTTCCCGCAACATCCATCCGTTGCGGTGGGCGCGTCGCGCGGGTGGCGCAGGCCGGGCCGGGCCCGCGCGTTGGCGCCGGGGGCCGTTTGACCCATAATTCCGTTTATCGGAACGGGGCTCCGACTTATCGCCCCGCGAGCGGCGGTGTGGCATGGGCGACCGCAGACTTCAGGTGTTCCACACGGTGGCGCGGCTCCTCAGCTTCACCAAGGCGGCCGAGGCCCTGCACATGACCCAGCCTGCCGTGACCTTCCAGGTCCGGCAGCTCGAGGGGCATTTCGACACCCGCCTGTTCGACCGCACCCACAACCGCATCGGCCTGACCGAGGCGGGGCGGCGGGTGTACGAGTACGCGGAACGGATCTCCCGCCTCTACGAGGAGATGGACGGGGCGGTGCGGGAGCTCACCGGTGACGCTGGCGGGACCCTTCTCATCGGCGCGAGCAACACCATCGCCGAATACATGCTCCCGGCCCTGCTGGGCGACTTCAAGGCAAGCCACCCCGAGGTGGGCATCCGGCTCCGGGTCTCGAACACCGAGGCGGTGGTCGCGATGGTCGAGGGCAACGAGGTCGACCTCGGCGTCGTGGAGGCCCCGGTCCCGAACCGCGGCCTCGTGGTGGAGCTCTGCCGCGTCGACGAGCTGGTCGCGGTGACCGCGCCCGGGCACCCCCTCGCCGGCAAGGAGCGGGTCGCGGTGGCCGAGCTGCTGGAATACCCCTACATCGCCCGGGAGGAGGGCTCGGGCACGCGCGAGGTGGTGCAGGAGTACCTCGAGGCCGCGGGGGTGGCGTCCAGCGGGGTCGACACGGTCATGGAGCTCGGGAGCCCCGAGGCCGTGAAAGGCGCCGTGGAGGCGGGGATGGGGGTCGCGGTCCTCTCGCGCACGACCATCCAGAAGGAGCTGCGCCTGGGGACGCTGGTAGCCATCCCCCTTGACCCGCCGCTCGAGCGGCCGTTCTCGTTCGTGCACCAGAAGCAGAAGTTCCGCCTCCGGGCGATGGTGGAGCTGCTCAATTTCGCCAGCGCCTACTGCAGCACGCACCAGCGGGCGGGCTGAGGCCGGCGGGCCGGCCTGCCTCCGCTTGACCTTTATCAAGGCTGGCCCCGCGCGGGGGTGACTAGAGTCGCGTGCCGAAGCCGCCCCCCGGGCGCAGACCCCCAGGACACGCATGATCGTCGAGCCGGTCGAGGTGCAGGACTTCCTGCTCGCGGTGATTGCGGGCGCCCTCATCGTGCTGGCGGGCGCGGTCTACGCGCTTGTCTTCGCCATCTCGCGGATCCAGGGCCGCCCGGGCCTGATGCCGTTCGCCTACGCCGCCTACGCGACGCTCGTGGTGGCGGTGGTGTTCCTCGCGCGGGCAGCGCACTTCAGCGGGTTCTGGACGTTCATCGCCGTGCTGATGGTGGTGGGGTATCTGCTGGCTCCGCACGGGGTCTGGCGGCTGTGCGTGGGCACGCACCCCGAGGAAGTTCCCTGAGCGAAACAGGAGGAGGGCTACGTATGGCGGCAGCACCCTGGTGGGCGAGCGAAAACGCCTGGAAGAAGATCGCGATCTGGGTGACGGGGCTGAGCCTCGTCGTCCTGATCTTCCTCACCTTCGACTCGATGCAGCAGATCGCGGCCGGCGGCAAGAGAGTGCCCGGCTATGACGTCATCAACCAGCGCATCGATTACCGCTTCGACGACGTGCGCAAGTACCAGGTGCCGGTCATCGGCGCGCAGGCCCCGCTCTTCGGCAAGAAGGTCTCGGCCGAGGAGGCCGAGGCGCTGGTGACCCACGGCAAGAAGACGTTCCAGGGCCGCAATTGCATCAACTGCCACACGATCCTCGGCAACGGCGCCTACTACGCGCCCGACCTGACCAAGGCGTGGCTCGACCCGGCCTGGGGCGTCGAGGCGGCGCGCGAGTCGTTGATGATCGAGTTCCTGAAGAACCCGGACCAGAACGCCCGCACCTTCGGCACCGGCCGCAAGATGGCCCACCTGAAGGTGACCGACGAGGAGGCGAAGGCGCTCGTGGCGTACCTGAAATGGGTCTCGTCCATCGACACCAACGGCTTCCCGTACAACTTCAAGACGATCCAGCAGGGGGGTTGAACATGGCCGCGGCAGCAATCGGCGTGCTCGACACGAGCAGTCTGAACGGCGGGCAGAAGCTCGCCGTGAAGTACTACATGGTCGCCATCGTGCTGTTCGTGGCGCAGGTACTGTTCGGCATCCTGGCCGGACTCCAGTTCCTGTACCCGGACTTCCTCTATGGCGTGCTCGACTTCAACGTCAACCGCATGGTCCACATCAACGCGATGGTGGTGTGGATGCTGATGGGCTTCATCGGGTCGGTGTACTGGCTGCTCGAGGACGAGACGGGCAGCCCCGTGGTGGGCCTGAAGATCGGGGAGATCATCTTCTACGTGCTGACCGGGGCGGTCGCCGTCGTCGTGCTGGTGTACCTGTTCGTGCAGATTGGCCCCGGCAACGACATGACCCGCTGGTTCATCAACGAGGGCCGCGAGTACATCGAGGCCCCGCGCTGGGCCGACATCGGCATCGTCGTCGCGGTGCTCACGTTCTTCTTCAACGTGGTCGCCACGGTGATGAAGGGGCGTGCGACGGGCATCACCGGCGTGCTGATCGCGGACCTGCTGGCGTTGTTCGGCCTGTACCTCGCGGGCATGTTCTACACCACCAACGTGTCGATCGATCAGTACTGGTGGTGGTGGGTGATTCACCTCTGGGTGGAGGCCACCTGGGAGGTGCTGGTCGGCGTGATCATGGCCTGGGCGCTGATGACGGTGCTCGGCACGCGCCGCGTGGTGGTGCAGACCTGGCTCTACATCGAGGTCGCCCTGATGTTCGGCTCGGGGATCCTCGGGCTCGGGCACCACTACTTCTGGATCGGGACACCCGACTACTGGTTCTGGATCGGCGGCTTCTTCTCCGCGCTCGAGCCGATCCCCCTGGTGGCGATGGTGGTGCACGCGGTGTACGACTCCGGTGCGCACAAGATGCGCAACTCCAACCACCCGACGCTGGCGTGGGTCATCGCCCACGCCTTCGGCAACTTCTTCGGCGCCGGGGTCTGGGGCTTCATGCACACGCTGCCCCAGGTCAACCTCTACACCCACGGCACCCAGTGGACGACCTCCCACGGGCACCTGGCCTTCTTCGGCGCCTACGCCACCATCAACATCGCGATGTTCTACGTGGCGGCCCAGAAGCTGCGGGGCAACGTCTGGATGGGGGCGGGCATCGCGGGGGCCTGGCGCTGGAAGTGGGCGCTCTTCCTGCTGAATGCCGGCATGCTCACGATGACGGTGGCGTTGCTTGCCTCCGGTTACGAGCAGTCGTTCATCGAGCGCGCGATCGAGGGCGCGACCTGGTCGGGCTACTTCGCTGGCCAGTCCCACCCGTGGTTCGTGCAAGGCATGCAGTGGCGCATGTGGGGTGGCTGGGTGATGCTGCTCGGCCTCGCGCTGCTGCTCTGGGACCTCTTCACCATCGGTGCCGGCGAGAAGCGCAAGGCGTACTCGCCGAGCGAGGACGAGGCCGCGAGGACCGTGGCCTGACCCGAGACGGCCGGGGGGGCGCCTCGCGCCTCCCCGGGCCGGTTTCCCGGGCCGCCCCGGCGGCATCCAGGAAACCGGCAACCTTCAGGAATTTCCTCGGCCGGAAGCGCCAGGCCCTCCTGCCCTCTCACGGGACGGACCGAGCGCTTCCGGGGCGAGGATCCCGCCTCAGATCTGCAGGCGCTGACGCAGCCCCGGGCGGTCGAGCAGGACGATCTCCTGGCCCCGCACCTCGATCAGCCCCTCCTCGCGCAGGTTCGCCAGGATGCGCGACAGGGTCTCCGGTTTGATGGACAGCCGGCCTGCCAGCACGTGCTTGGGGAGGTCCAACTGCACCGTCTCCTGGGCGCGGGTGTCCTGGAGCAGATAGCTCACGACGCGGAAGGTGGCGTTGTGCAGGCAGAGCCCCTCGACCTCGCTCACCAGCTCGTGCAGGTGCGCACTCATGTTGGCCATCAGGCGCGAGCAGGTGTCGAAGGAGTGGCCCAGCGTCTCCCGGAAGGTCCCGCTGTCGATGGCGACGACCCCGGCGTCCCCGATCGCCTCGGCGCACACCGGGTAGGCGTTGCCGCGCATGAACATCACTGCCTCGGCGAAGCTCCGCCCGGGGCCCACGATGTCCACCACCTTCTCCTGGCCGGCGGGGGAGAGCCGGTAGAGCTTGATCCGGCCGAAGCGCACGATGAAGAAGCGGCTGGCCTTCTCGCCCTGCCGGAAGAGGACGTCTCCCCGTTTGAGCGGCTGGACCTCGGCCGTGGCCGCGACCTGTGCCAGGTCCTCCGGGGAAAGGGCGGAGAGCAGGTAGTGCCTCCCGAGCTCGAACGCCGTGGCCTGGGGCCCCTTCATGTCTCCCCCCACTCCCTCACCGCTCCGGCTCCGGGCGCCGGCTCGCGCAGAGTCTGGCATCCCGGGCCGCGGATCGCCACGCAGCCTGCCCCGGGCCATTGCGGCAGGCCAGGGGGTGGGCTTACCCTGCGCGCCGGTCCGGTAGTGCCCGGAGGCCCACCATGATCCCGCTCACGCTCACCGACCTGCCGAGTCCCCGCGAGGTGCTCTCCTCCGCGGTGGAGCGTCTCGGGCGCGCCACTGCCCCCGTGCACGGCCTGTTCGCCGTGCCGACGCTGAACCGCCTGCTGGAGCAGCCCCTGCGGGAGGGACGCCTCGATTTCCTGGAGGGCCGCGTGGTGGCCCTGCGGGTGCGGGACCTCGGGGTGGACCTGCGGGTCAGCCTGGCCGGGGGGCGGCTGGTGGAGTGTGCCTGTGGCGGCGAGCCCGGGCTCGTCCTCACCGGTGACGCCTACGACTTCCTCCTCCTCGCCGCCCGGCGGGAGGACCCGGACACCCTGTTCTTCCAGCGGCGCCTGGCGATGACCGGCGACGCGGCCCTCGGGCTGCGGGTGAAGAACCTTCTCGACGAGCTCGAGGGCGGGGCCTTGCCCCCGGCCCTTCAGGCGCTGGTGGGGCGGGCCTTCGAGCTCTGGGAGCGCAGGCCGGGCTCGCCGCGCCAGTAGCCGTCGGCGAGACCGAGGGGGGCGAGGGGAAGGAGCCGGGCGACGCCGGCCTCGGGGGTCTCCTCCCCGGCCAGCACCGCGGCGAAGGCCGCGACCGCCGCCTCGGTGTGGCGATGGACCGGGGCGATCCGCAGCGACTCCACGCCGAGCCGCTCCAGCTCCGGCACCTGGCCGAGCAACTGGTAGATCTGCGCGGACTGCACCTGAACCCCGTTCAGGACGAGGAACGGGCTGTCGTCCTGGGTCCGCAGGGCGAGCCCGTCGGGGTGCTCCAGGCACTTCAGCTGGCAGTCGTCCTTGGGCAGCCCGTGGGCGCGGGCGGTGAAGCAGCGGGCGGACTGGGCGAGGGGGAGCCGTCCGAAGGCGAAGACCTCGGTCTCGACCCCCGCCGGGCGGCTCGCCTGGAAATCGGCGAGGGTCGCCCCGGAGAGCTCGAAGGGCATCACCCAGCGCCGCAGCCCGAGCCCGGCGAGGAACGCGAGCGTCTGCCCGTTGTAGACGTTCATCCCGGGGCCTGCGACGAAGGGCTGGCCCCGGAGGGCGTAGAGCGCCGCCGCATCGTTCGCCTCCACCAGGAACTCGCCGTTGGCGCAGATCCGCTCGATGGCGCGCCAGTCGGCGTCGGCCTCGAGGATGGTGGCGGTCGAGAGCACGACCTCCTTGCCCGCGGAGGCGAGCCGGCGGGCCAGCTCCAGCCACTCGGCGAAGCGCAGGTGCCGGCGCTTCGGGCAGACGACCTCGCCGAGGTAGACCGTGTGGACAGGCCAGCGGGCCGCCGCCTCGTAGAACTCGAGCAGCGCCTCGCTCGGCCAGTAGTAGGGGACGGGACCGAGGGCGAGTCTCATCGCCATTGCCGGTCGTAGGCCCCGAGGGTGGTCTGGGTCCCCTCCGAGAGGGCGCGCAGCGCCGTCACCCAATCGGGCCGGGGACGGTAGGTCTGCGGCGAGCGCTTGCAGGCGTCCATCGCCTCGCGCCACACCCGGGTGACCCGGGCGACGTAGGCGGGGCTGCGCTGGCGACCCTCGATCTTGATCGCCGTGACCCCGATCTCCTGCAGGCGCGGCAGCAGGTCGAGGGTGTTCAGGCTGGTGGGCTCCTCGAGCGCGTAGTAGGGCGCCCCCCCGGAGTGGTAGCGGCCCTTGCAGATCACCGGGTAGCCGGCGTGCTCGCCGGCGCCGTAGCGGTCCACCAGCACGCCGCCGAGGCGCACCTCGAGGCCCGCGGGAGACTCGTCCCAGCGCACGAATTCCGCCGGCGAGCAGGCCCCGCAGGTGTTCGGGGACTGTCCGGTGCTGTACGACGACAGCATGCAGCGGCCCTCCGCCATGATGCAGAGGCTGCCGAAGCCGAAGACCTCGACCTGGGTGGGGCTCTTCTCCGCCACGGTCTGTACCTGCTCCACCGAGAGCACCCGGGGCAGCACCGCGCGGCGCACGCCGAAGTGCTCGTGGTAGAAGGCGAGCGCCGCGTGGCTGGTCGCCGAGGCCTGCACCGAGAGGTGCAGGGTCAGGTCGGGCCAGCGGCGCGACGCGTAGGCGAGGAGCCCCATGTCGGCGAGGATGAGGGCGTCGACGCCGAGCTCGGCCCCGCGGTCCACCGCCCCCTGCCAGCGCGCCCAGCCCGCGGGCTGGGGATAGGTGTTGATGGCGAGGAACACCCGCACCCCCCGCGAGTGGGCGTAGCGGATCCCCTCGTGGGCGTTGTCGGGGGTGAAGTTCAGGCCGGGGAAGTGGCGGGCGTTGGTGTCGTCCCGGAAGCCGAAGTAGACGGCGTCGGCGCCGTTGTCCACGGCGGCCTTCAGCGACGGGAGGTTGCCCGCGGGGCAGACGAGCTCCATCGGCCGGTCCGCCCTCACAGCACCGCGGAGGCGTGGTCGGCGAGGCGCGAGCGCTCGCCCCGCAGCAGTGTCACGTGCCCGCTGTGGGCCCAGTCCTTGAAGCGGTCCACGACGTAGGTGAGCCCCGAGGTGGTCTCGGTGAGGTAGGGGGTGTCGATCTGACCCACGTTGCCGAGGCACACGAGCTTGGTCCCGGGGCCGGCCCGCGTCACCAGGGTCTTCATCTGCTTGGAGGTCAGGTTCTGGGCCTCGTCGAGGATGAAGTAGCGGTTCAGGAAGGTCCGCCCGCGCATGAAGTTGAGGGAGCGGACCTTGACCCGCTGGGAGAGCAGGTCGGAGGTCGCCGCGCGGCCCCACTCGCCCCCCGCGGAGGTCTCGGTCAGGACCTCCAGGTTGTCCATGAGGGCCCCCATCCAGGGCGTCATCTTCTCCTCTTCGGTCCCCGGCAGGAACCCGATGTCCTCGCCGACGGGCACGGTCACGCGGGTCATGATGACCTCGCGGTAGCGCTTGTGGTCGAGGGTCTGGGAGAGCCCTGCGGCGAGGGCGAGAAGGGTCTTGCCGGTGCCCGCCGTCCCGAGCAGGGTGACGAAGTCGACCTCCGGGTCCATCAGCAGGTTGAGCGCGAAGCTCTGCTCGCGGTTGCGCGCCGTGATGCCCCACACCGCGTGGTGCGGGGACCGGTAGTCGGTCGCGAGCTCCAGGGTCGCGCCCTCGCCCTCGCGGCTGCGCACGAGCGCCTCAAAGTCCCGCGGCGAGCCCTGGTAGACGAACTGGTTCGGGTACCAGTCGCGGGTGATCGGGCCGGTGATCCGGTAGAAGGTGCGGATGCCCTCCTTCCAGGAGTCGACCGGCTTCGTGAACAGGTCCCAGAAATCGCCCGGCAGCTCCGCCGTGCCCCGGTAGAGCAGGTTGACGTCGTCGAGCACCTTGTCGCTGTAGTAGTCCTCGGCGGGGATGCCGAGCACGTGCGCCTTGATCCGCAGGTTGATGTCCTTGGACACCAGGATGACGGCGGCGTCCTGGCGCTCGGCCTGCAGGGCCCGCGCGGTGGCCAGGATGGAATTGTCGAGGCGGCTGCCCGGCAGGCTCTCGGGCAGGCCGTCCGGGTAGGTGCGGGTCTGGAAGAACAGGCGGCCGCGGGCGGGGGACGCGGCGCCCGCGTTCTCCGGCGCGGGCAGCTCGATGCCGTGCTCGATCCCGTGCCGGTCGGCGCCGTCCACGAGCTCGTCGAGGAAGCGGCTCGCCTGGCGGACGTTGCGCGCGACCTCCGAGACGCCCTTCTTGGCCCCGTCGAGCTCTTCGAGCACGACCATGGGCAGGTAGACGTCGTGCTCCTGGAAGCGAAAGATGGCCGCCGGGTCGTGCATCAGGACGTTCGTGTCGAGCACGAACACGCGCCGGCCCGAGGCGTGCTTGCGCCCCATCGCGCTACTTCACCGGCGCGAGCATCGCGTCGAGGTTGAGCGCGTCGCAGAAGTCCATGAACTCCCCGCGCAGGGCCGCGATGGAGTGGTCGCCGGGGACGGCGACCGTCATGTGCAGGGAGAACATCGGGGCCCCGGTGTGGGGCGCCTGGTAGACCGTGGTGTAGAGCTCTTCGACGTTGATGCTGCGCTCGGAGAAAAAGTTGGCGATGTCGTGGACGATCCCGGGGTGGTCCATCGCCACGACCTCGACCGCGTAGGGGACGACGTTGCCCACCCCCGTGCGGGATTCGGTGCGCCGGCTCGTGAGGGTGAGGCCGAGCTTCTCCTGGAGCTTGGGGAGCAGGTCCTCGATCTTCGCGATCGCGTTCCAGGTGCCCGAGAGCAGCATGATCAGGGCGAACTCGTTGCCGAGCACGGTCATGCGGCTGTCGGAGATGTTGCAGCCGGCGTCGAGCACCGACTGGGACAGCGCCTTGACCAGGCCCGGGTGGTCGTGTCCGAGCGCAGCCACCACGAGGTGGTTCTCGTTGGGTTTTCCGCGGCGGGTGATGGTCATCGGCTGGGGAATTCCGTCGGGCCGGTAATTGCCGGCGCACCAGGTTCGAGGGCGGTGATCGAAGGTGTGGAAGAGGGCGCTGAGAGTATACCGAAACCCCCCGGGCGACCAAGGGGAGAGCGCCGCGACCCGGGGTCTTCGGGGCGGATTTCTCCTTGTCTTGCCCCGAGCGGACCAAGTAGCATGATTGCCATGGCAACGCGAACTCCGGCCCCCTTCCGGGGCAGTATCGTGGCCCTCGTCACGCCGATGCGTGCCGACGGGGCAATCGATGACGAGAGCCTGGCGCGGCTCGTCGAGTTCCACGTGGAGAACGGCACCGACGGCATCGTGGTCGTCGGCACGACCGGCGAGTCCGCGACGCTCGACACCCCGGAGCACTGCGGGCTCATCCGCCGGGTGGTCGAGCTGGCGGCGGGCCGGGTCCCCGTGATCGCGGGCACCGGCGCGAACTCCACGACGGAGGCCATCGAGCTCACCCAGTGCGGCAAGGAGGCGGGGGCGGACGCCTGCCTGCTGGTGACCCCCTACTACAACAAGCCGACCCAGGAAGGGCTGTACCGGCACTTCCGGACCGTCGCCGAGGCCGTCGACATCCCCCAGATCCTCTACAACGTCCCGGGGCGCACCGCCTGCGACATGCTGCCGGTCACGGTCGCCCGGCTGGCGAGCGTGCCGGGCATCGTGGGGATCAAGGAGGCGACCGGCAAGGTGGAGCGGGTCACGGAGATCCTCGACCGTACCGGCGGCGCGATCTCGGTCTACAGCGGCGACGACGGCACGGCGCGCGAGGCGATCCTCGCCGGCGCCCGGGGCGACATCTCGGTGACGGCCAACGTGGCGCCGCGGCTGATGCACGAGATGTGCATGCTCGCCCTCGCGGGGGACCGCGAGGGGGCGCTCGAAGTGGACGAGCGGCTGATGCCGCTGCACAAGGCGCTGTTCGTGGAATCCAACCCGATCCCGGTCAAGTGGGCCCTGTACGAGATGGGCCTCATCCCCGAAGGGATTCGCCTCCCCCTCACCCCGCTCTCGGAGGGGCTCCGCCCCGTCATCCGCGAAGCCCTCACGAAGGCGGGCCTGCTGTGAGTGCACGAATCATGACGCGAAGCGCCGTCTTTCCCCGTCTCTCCATCGCGCTGGCCGCGCTGGCCCTCGCCACGCTGCCCGGGTGCGGCACCCAGGGAGGCGCCGGCGACATCGTCAAGGACCGGCAGCTCGAGTACAAGTCCGCGCAGAGCATGCCGCCCCTCGAGATCCCGCCGGACCTCAGCCGCTCGAGCATCGACGACCGGCTGGCGGTGCCGGACGCGGCCCCGCCCGGGGGTACGGCGCGCTACTCGGAGTACGCCGGCGAGCGCAGCGGCGCCGAGCGCATCGCGAAGGCGGGCGTCCTGCCCGACGTACCCGGGTTCCGGGTCATGCGCGACGGGGACAAGCGCTGGCTGGTGGCCGACGGCGAGCCGACCCGGTACTGGGAGCGGGTGCGGGCCTTCTGGCTCGAGAACGGCTTCACCCTGAAGATCGACAACCCGACGGCCGCCGTGATGGA
Proteins encoded:
- a CDS encoding phosphoglycolate phosphatase — encoded protein: MPRRPAMVLIDVDGTLVDSVPDLAFSVDRMMEQLGLPPCGESRVRAWVGNGVERLVKRALTGSLEGEPEVELFERAMPLFLAAYLENTTQRSQLYPSVRETLDLLRERGYKLGCVTNKPAQFTEPLLEKLGIAPYFALVVSGDTLPEQKPDPMPLLYVAQYFAVAPQASLMVGDSSVDVKAARAAGFAVVCVSYGYNHGLDIRDSEPDAVIDSLYELRDLLD
- the rpe gene encoding ribulose-phosphate 3-epimerase; the protein is MTDFWIAPSILSADFARLGEEVDRVLAAGADVVHFDVMDNHYVPNLTIGPLVCAALRKHGVSAPIDVHLMVKPVDRIIPDFAAAGATYITFHPEATEHIDRSLALVRESGCKSGLVFNPATPLDHLKYVMDKVDMILLMSVNPGFGGQKFIDSTLAKLGEARRMIEQSGRAIRLEVDGGVKVDNIRRIAEAGADTFVAGSAIFGTPDYRATVGAMRAELARART
- a CDS encoding transglycosylase SLT domain-containing protein, which gives rise to MVVIPALVLAASALEPQTRVDEWTDRYDDEFRKWTKRYFGPGFDWRWFKAQGVVESGLKPNAVSKSGSGIMQLLPRTYASIKRENPSFGAIHDARWNIAAGISYNRENYDYWDGRVGHGEALRFTFASYNAGPGRIRQVYDKAKSAGRDVSRWVGVEKYAPRITRHYVRKIHQLMGADVGKPSEHAIPVESPPG
- a CDS encoding DUF350 domain-containing protein — encoded protein: MSTTIDPIFLNFLYALMGGLLTLFFMWLGCKIFNHLVTFDIGDELAKGNQAVGLWLMGVMIGIGTGLGLVIGMGLN
- a CDS encoding LysR family transcriptional regulator, which translates into the protein MGDRRLQVFHTVARLLSFTKAAEALHMTQPAVTFQVRQLEGHFDTRLFDRTHNRIGLTEAGRRVYEYAERISRLYEEMDGAVRELTGDAGGTLLIGASNTIAEYMLPALLGDFKASHPEVGIRLRVSNTEAVVAMVEGNEVDLGVVEAPVPNRGLVVELCRVDELVAVTAPGHPLAGKERVAVAELLEYPYIAREEGSGTREVVQEYLEAAGVASSGVDTVMELGSPEAVKGAVEAGMGVAVLSRTTIQKELRLGTLVAIPLDPPLERPFSFVHQKQKFRLRAMVELLNFASAYCSTHQRAG
- a CDS encoding cytochrome c gives rise to the protein MAAAPWWASENAWKKIAIWVTGLSLVVLIFLTFDSMQQIAAGGKRVPGYDVINQRIDYRFDDVRKYQVPVIGAQAPLFGKKVSAEEAEALVTHGKKTFQGRNCINCHTILGNGAYYAPDLTKAWLDPAWGVEAARESLMIEFLKNPDQNARTFGTGRKMAHLKVTDEEAKALVAYLKWVSSIDTNGFPYNFKTIQQGG
- a CDS encoding cbb3-type cytochrome c oxidase subunit I, with protein sequence MAAAAIGVLDTSSLNGGQKLAVKYYMVAIVLFVAQVLFGILAGLQFLYPDFLYGVLDFNVNRMVHINAMVVWMLMGFIGSVYWLLEDETGSPVVGLKIGEIIFYVLTGAVAVVVLVYLFVQIGPGNDMTRWFINEGREYIEAPRWADIGIVVAVLTFFFNVVATVMKGRATGITGVLIADLLALFGLYLAGMFYTTNVSIDQYWWWWVIHLWVEATWEVLVGVIMAWALMTVLGTRRVVVQTWLYIEVALMFGSGILGLGHHYFWIGTPDYWFWIGGFFSALEPIPLVAMVVHAVYDSGAHKMRNSNHPTLAWVIAHAFGNFFGAGVWGFMHTLPQVNLYTHGTQWTTSHGHLAFFGAYATINIAMFYVAAQKLRGNVWMGAGIAGAWRWKWALFLLNAGMLTMTVALLASGYEQSFIERAIEGATWSGYFAGQSHPWFVQGMQWRMWGGWVMLLGLALLLWDLFTIGAGEKRKAYSPSEDEAARTVA
- a CDS encoding Crp/Fnr family transcriptional regulator, coding for MKGPQATAFELGRHYLLSALSPEDLAQVAATAEVQPLKRGDVLFRQGEKASRFFIVRFGRIKLYRLSPAGQEKVVDIVGPGRSFAEAVMFMRGNAYPVCAEAIGDAGVVAIDSGTFRETLGHSFDTCSRLMANMSAHLHELVSEVEGLCLHNATFRVVSYLLQDTRAQETVQLDLPKHVLAGRLSIKPETLSRILANLREEGLIEVRGQEIVLLDRPGLRQRLQI
- a CDS encoding SCP2 sterol-binding domain-containing protein, encoding MIPLTLTDLPSPREVLSSAVERLGRATAPVHGLFAVPTLNRLLEQPLREGRLDFLEGRVVALRVRDLGVDLRVSLAGGRLVECACGGEPGLVLTGDAYDFLLLAARREDPDTLFFQRRLAMTGDAALGLRVKNLLDELEGGALPPALQALVGRAFELWERRPGSPRQ
- a CDS encoding U32 family peptidase yields the protein MRLALGPVPYYWPSEALLEFYEAAARWPVHTVYLGEVVCPKRRHLRFAEWLELARRLASAGKEVVLSTATILEADADWRAIERICANGEFLVEANDAAALYALRGQPFVAGPGMNVYNGQTLAFLAGLGLRRWVMPFELSGATLADFQASRPAGVETEVFAFGRLPLAQSARCFTARAHGLPKDDCQLKCLEHPDGLALRTQDDSPFLVLNGVQVQSAQIYQLLGQVPELERLGVESLRIAPVHRHTEAAVAAFAAVLAGEETPEAGVARLLPLAPLGLADGYWRGEPGLRSQSSKARPTSA